A window of Mercenaria mercenaria strain notata unplaced genomic scaffold, MADL_Memer_1 contig_2249, whole genome shotgun sequence contains these coding sequences:
- the LOC128552300 gene encoding serine/arginine-rich splicing factor 4-like yields MGKRKSSSWSRSRNMSRSRSRRRRRSSSSSRSRRRSSSSSKSRNMSSSRSRSSSNSNRSRIRSSSRSRKRRKRRSSSRSRSMNMSSSSSSSRSRSRRQSKNSHRSMGRSSSRNKSNYSRSRSRSMRSSSSSSRSCSKYNHDNGASGSYALYKQDVFKITKDWYIRLFKLVNPHYCYQFYNVVT; encoded by the coding sequence ATGGGGAAGAGAAAGAGCAGTAGCTGGAGCAGGAGTAGGAATATGAGCAGGAGCAGAAGTAGGAGGAGGAGAaggagcagtagtagtagcaggaGCAGGAGaagaagtagtagcagtagcaagaGTAGGAATATGAGCAGTAGCAGAAGCAGGAGTAGCAGTAACAGTAACAGGAGTAGGATTAGGAGCAGTAGCAGGAGCAGGAAAAGGAGGAAGAGAAGGAGCAGTAGCAGGAGCAGGAGTATGAATatgagcagtagcagtagtagtagcaggaGCAGGAGCAGGAGACAGAGTAAGAACAGTCATAGGAGTATGGGTAGAAGTAGTAGTAGGAACAAGAGCAATTATAGTAGGAGCAGGAGCAGGAGCATgcgtagtagtagtagtagtagtagaagttgTAGTaaatataatcatgataatggcGCAAGTGGTAGTTATGCCCTCTATAAGCAAGATGTTTTCAAAATCACCAAGGACTGGTACATAAGACTTTTTAAATTAGTAAACCCGCATTACTGCTACCAATTTTATAACGTcgtaacataa
- the LOC128552298 gene encoding uncharacterized protein LOC128552298 isoform X1 → MTPLKFVLILYLLTFCFSEGQNIDDPCTSATILYSLKQRVIGYTLSANETFLCDYYMKEGWYSMGSYAIASSEKPCGTVFNMYMPGALPKDDIISEMSVCLKGVNGTICSKTIKVKRCEEKRYVFDLFAPDGCPEAYCIEAVEMSGTTNTEGMTETAGVSNKTNITEGTTRPVGLSNTTDITDRTTEAVGMSNKTDIIEGTTKGMSNITGTTEMATRSEKDHLVSTPPPEDWIIANVSAVALLFVIVGFFLYYRRNKNQCYTVLKRQSTVTPDDDTIYEIVTY, encoded by the exons ATGACACCTTTAAAATTTGTATTGATTCTCTACTTgctcacattttgtttttctgaag GGCAAAACATTGATGACCCATGTACATCAGCGACAATTTTGTATTCCCTGAAACAAAGAGTGATTGGATATACACTTTCGGCGAATGAGACGTTTCTCTGCGACTATTATATGAAGGAAGGATGGTATAGCATGGGAAGTTATGCAATTGCGTCTTCAGAAAAGCCATGTGGAACGGTGTTCAATATGTACATGCCAG GAGCACTTCCTAAAGATGATATAATATCAGAAATGAGTGTGTGTTTAAAAGGAGTAAATGGCACTATTTGTTCCAAAACAATCAAAGTGAAAAGATGCGAAGAGAAGAGATATGTTTTTGATCTTTTTGCGCCAGATGGCTGCCCTGAAGCATATTGTATCG AGGCTGTTGAAATGTCAGGCACAACTAATACAGAAGGAATGACAGAGACTGCGGGTGtgtcaaacaaaactaatatCACAGAAGGGACGACAAGACCTGTGGGCCTATCAAACACAACTGATATCACAGATAGAACGACAGAGGCTGTGGGCATGTCAAACAAAACTGATATCATAGAAGGAACGACAAAGGGCATGTCAAACATAACTGGAACGACAGAGATGGCAACCAGGAGTGAAAAAG ATCACCTAGTATCTACTCCGCCGCCAGAAGATTGGATTATTGCTAACGTGAGCGCAGTGGCCTTATTGTTTGTTATTGTCGGGTTTTTTCTTTACTATCGCAG aaataaaaaccAATGCTACACTGTTTTGAAAAGACAATCAACTGTTACTCCGGACGATGATACGATCTACGAAATAGTCACATATTAA
- the LOC128552298 gene encoding uncharacterized protein LOC128552298 isoform X2, producing the protein MTPLKFVLILYLLTFCFSEGQNIDDPCTSATILYSLKQRVIGYTLSANETFLCDYYMKEGWYSMGSYAIASSEKPCGTVFNMYMPEAVEMSGTTNTEGMTETAGVSNKTNITEGTTRPVGLSNTTDITDRTTEAVGMSNKTDIIEGTTKGMSNITGTTEMATRSEKDHLVSTPPPEDWIIANVSAVALLFVIVGFFLYYRRNKNQCYTVLKRQSTVTPDDDTIYEIVTY; encoded by the exons ATGACACCTTTAAAATTTGTATTGATTCTCTACTTgctcacattttgtttttctgaag GGCAAAACATTGATGACCCATGTACATCAGCGACAATTTTGTATTCCCTGAAACAAAGAGTGATTGGATATACACTTTCGGCGAATGAGACGTTTCTCTGCGACTATTATATGAAGGAAGGATGGTATAGCATGGGAAGTTATGCAATTGCGTCTTCAGAAAAGCCATGTGGAACGGTGTTCAATATGTACATGCCAG AGGCTGTTGAAATGTCAGGCACAACTAATACAGAAGGAATGACAGAGACTGCGGGTGtgtcaaacaaaactaatatCACAGAAGGGACGACAAGACCTGTGGGCCTATCAAACACAACTGATATCACAGATAGAACGACAGAGGCTGTGGGCATGTCAAACAAAACTGATATCATAGAAGGAACGACAAAGGGCATGTCAAACATAACTGGAACGACAGAGATGGCAACCAGGAGTGAAAAAG ATCACCTAGTATCTACTCCGCCGCCAGAAGATTGGATTATTGCTAACGTGAGCGCAGTGGCCTTATTGTTTGTTATTGTCGGGTTTTTTCTTTACTATCGCAG aaataaaaaccAATGCTACACTGTTTTGAAAAGACAATCAACTGTTACTCCGGACGATGATACGATCTACGAAATAGTCACATATTAA